One Asticcacaulis sp. MM231 DNA segment encodes these proteins:
- a CDS encoding glycoside hydrolase, whose product MWGLRRAGILAVLVAGGATSVMAQVCPTVTAAQDIDVRPDYTRMGKPFEGWGTALAWFANVTGGYPDPVRNRLADLLYGEQGLRWNIARYNIGGGNAPDIQPYLRKGADLPGFWRRPAGATGQDWWRPDEAAMWDWSADARQRWWLDAIHDRVDNKVLILEAFSNSPPYFMTQSGLVSGNDNRLDNNIKPGASSAFADYLVRVTARLEQSHGVHFRTLSPVNEPATPYWHAKNTQEGSHWTPEAQQEVIVATAKALGKAGLKTRVAAMDETDSLTFIRNWQAYTPETRALIGQLNVHSYDTFGQTGVRDIASSSNIRLWMSENDLSPQNVRQDFDDMRPPLALAERITLDLKKLKPVAWVFWQAVENVSPDPQHSSNWGLIKMDYSVPDEGEHTLTISRKYYAMANFSRHIRPGYRLFEVADMDTTGAVSPDGKTVVFVHVNAGPYARNLKLPSQNLPSMKVGQAHHVELYVTDAAHEAARLCGDNLTASGMSVQVPPQSISTLVITQAPS is encoded by the coding sequence TTGTGGGGCCTCCGCCGGGCAGGGATACTGGCTGTTCTCGTCGCTGGCGGCGCCACATCGGTGATGGCGCAGGTGTGTCCCACCGTCACCGCCGCACAGGATATCGACGTGCGACCCGACTATACCCGCATGGGCAAGCCGTTCGAGGGATGGGGCACGGCGCTGGCCTGGTTCGCCAATGTGACGGGCGGCTATCCTGATCCGGTGAGAAACCGGCTTGCTGATCTTCTCTATGGCGAGCAGGGACTGCGCTGGAACATTGCCCGTTACAATATCGGCGGGGGCAATGCGCCGGATATACAGCCCTATCTGCGCAAGGGCGCCGATCTTCCCGGTTTCTGGCGCAGGCCCGCAGGCGCCACCGGTCAGGACTGGTGGCGGCCCGACGAGGCGGCGATGTGGGACTGGTCCGCCGATGCCCGCCAGCGCTGGTGGCTCGACGCCATTCATGATCGTGTTGACAACAAAGTGCTTATTCTGGAGGCGTTTTCCAACTCGCCGCCCTATTTCATGACGCAAAGCGGTTTGGTGTCCGGCAATGACAACAGGCTGGACAACAATATCAAACCCGGCGCTTCCAGCGCTTTTGCTGACTACCTTGTCCGCGTGACCGCCAGGCTTGAACAGAGCCACGGCGTCCATTTCAGAACCCTGTCGCCGGTGAATGAGCCGGCGACGCCTTACTGGCACGCCAAGAATACGCAGGAGGGCTCGCACTGGACGCCCGAAGCGCAGCAGGAGGTCATTGTCGCGACCGCAAAGGCCCTGGGGAAGGCTGGCCTAAAAACGCGGGTTGCGGCGATGGATGAAACCGATTCCCTGACCTTTATCCGGAACTGGCAAGCCTATACGCCTGAGACCAGAGCCTTGATCGGTCAGCTTAATGTCCATAGCTATGATACGTTCGGACAGACCGGTGTGCGGGACATTGCATCGTCATCCAACATACGCCTGTGGATGTCGGAAAACGATCTGTCACCGCAAAATGTGCGCCAGGACTTCGACGATATGCGTCCGCCCCTGGCGCTGGCGGAACGCATTACGCTTGACCTGAAGAAGTTGAAGCCCGTGGCGTGGGTGTTCTGGCAGGCTGTTGAGAATGTGTCGCCCGATCCACAGCACAGCTCCAACTGGGGCCTGATCAAAATGGATTATTCCGTGCCCGATGAGGGCGAGCACACCCTCACGATTTCGCGTAAATATTACGCCATGGCCAATTTCAGCCGCCATATCCGGCCGGGTTATCGTCTGTTCGAGGTTGCGGATATGGACACGACAGGCGCGGTATCGCCGGACGGCAAGACCGTGGTGTTTGTCCACGTCAATGCTGGCCCCTATGCCAGAAACCTGAAACTGCCCAGCCAAAATCTGCCCAGCATGAAAGTCGGGCAGGCCCATCACGTCGAGCTCTATGTAACGGATGCGGCGCATGAGGCGGCGCGCCTGTGTGGAGACAATCTGACAGCTTCGGGGATGTCGGTGCAGGTGCCGCCGCAATCCATTTCAACCCTCGTCATTACGCAGGCGCCGTCCTGA
- a CDS encoding glycoside hydrolase family 2 TIM barrel-domain containing protein, with translation MKSRNTLRHILTCATVLGTLPILSATAVMAQAPAPALAEWQQPDVVAVNREPMKATFFNYETRELALKGDMAASTHYLSLDGTWAFAYSKGVDNRPKDFYQAGYNTSAWGRIQVPGMIQAQGHGAYGLPEFWNIKYPFPTDEPRVPGDMIEIGSYKRDFEVPADWQAKDIFLHIGAAGAAYYIWINGEKVGYSEDSKLPSEFNVGKFVKAGKNTIAIEVYRYADGSYLEDQDFWRLSGIERSVYVYAEPQARLRDYTVTTLLDKTTYSDGLFTLDAEFAGKPAKGQVTATVYDGDTAVLTTQSAIRGGASAVLKGTIKDVRPWSAETPNLYRLVIEYKDAKGKLISATSRKIGFRTVEIADGEVRVNGKRIMIKGVNRHEHDPDTYRVISEDLMRKDIELMKQANVNAVRTSHYPNDPRWYDLADEYGLYVYDEADIESHEYMDTADRLGSPKREEIQLGYKPHWEKAHLDRISRMVERDKNAPSIIIWSLGNEAGTGPNFENAAKWIRKNDPNRLISYLGQGTLVERHAPNAYVDIYAPMYDDIEKMVDWAEDPTRTQPMIQCEYAHAMGNSLGNLEDYWQVIRSYKKLQGGFIWDWVDQTVHAKDDKGRPYWASGFDVNPARGDNSVVGDGVVNADRVPDPEYWELQKVYSPVVFEGDPTTGQITVVNRYDFKDLSDFDFEWVLTNDGNLVTSGTVDAASVKAGTSEAVPITLPMLKVAPGAEQIVTLRAKAKAGAIKGVAAGTVLGFSQFITHKAEAEPAQGVAVKPVKSGDDIELRTATATLEVDVKTGLVTYSAGGKTLLKGGAPNFWRGLTDNDEGSGVEKSHRIWKTFTEQRQVRSVDVSANSVKVLYNFGTGAVHWSTTYRMTPDGALNVTSTFTPLRDDLPDPLRLGLRFDTDPALSDIEWYGRGPQESYIDRQTGYAIGLYTGKVADQYHDYSRPQESGNKTDVRWVSLSDTAGQGVRVTGDQPLSVNALAFPYEDLYIRPRGTWKSSEIHPHGDGSLLIDLVQTGVGGDTGWSLDGRPHAKYRVRMEPQTYSFTVRPQ, from the coding sequence ATGAAATCTCGCAACACGCTACGTCACATACTGACGTGCGCAACGGTTCTGGGCACCCTGCCCATTTTGTCCGCGACCGCCGTCATGGCGCAGGCCCCTGCGCCGGCGCTTGCCGAATGGCAGCAGCCGGACGTGGTCGCCGTGAACCGCGAACCGATGAAGGCCACCTTCTTCAACTATGAAACCCGCGAACTGGCGCTGAAAGGCGACATGGCGGCGTCCACGCATTATCTCTCGCTCGACGGAACCTGGGCCTTTGCCTATTCCAAAGGCGTCGATAACCGCCCGAAAGACTTCTATCAGGCGGGATATAATACCTCGGCATGGGGCCGTATTCAGGTGCCGGGCATGATTCAGGCGCAAGGTCATGGCGCTTATGGCCTGCCGGAATTCTGGAACATCAAGTATCCGTTCCCCACGGATGAGCCGCGCGTGCCGGGTGATATGATCGAGATCGGTTCCTATAAGCGCGACTTCGAGGTGCCGGCCGATTGGCAGGCAAAAGATATCTTCCTGCACATCGGCGCGGCGGGCGCCGCCTATTACATCTGGATCAATGGCGAGAAGGTCGGCTATTCCGAGGACTCGAAACTGCCTTCGGAGTTCAACGTCGGCAAGTTCGTAAAAGCTGGCAAGAACACGATCGCCATAGAAGTCTACCGTTACGCCGACGGCTCCTATCTGGAAGATCAGGATTTCTGGCGTCTGTCGGGCATCGAGCGCAGCGTCTATGTCTATGCCGAGCCTCAGGCGCGTTTGCGCGACTATACCGTGACGACGCTACTCGATAAGACAACCTATAGCGACGGTCTGTTCACACTGGACGCCGAGTTCGCCGGCAAGCCCGCCAAAGGACAGGTGACGGCCACGGTCTATGACGGCGATACAGCGGTTTTGACCACGCAATCCGCCATCAGGGGCGGCGCCTCGGCGGTCCTGAAGGGCACGATCAAAGACGTCAGGCCCTGGTCGGCTGAGACCCCGAACCTGTACCGTCTGGTGATCGAGTACAAGGACGCCAAGGGCAAGCTGATATCGGCCACCTCACGCAAGATCGGCTTCCGAACGGTTGAGATCGCCGACGGTGAAGTGCGGGTCAATGGCAAGCGCATCATGATCAAGGGCGTCAACCGCCATGAGCATGACCCCGATACCTATCGCGTCATCTCCGAAGACCTGATGCGCAAGGATATTGAGCTGATGAAGCAGGCGAATGTCAACGCCGTGCGGACCTCTCATTACCCGAACGATCCGCGCTGGTACGACCTGGCGGACGAATATGGCCTCTATGTCTACGATGAGGCCGATATCGAATCTCACGAATATATGGATACGGCCGACAGGCTGGGCAGCCCGAAGCGCGAAGAGATTCAACTCGGTTATAAGCCGCACTGGGAAAAGGCGCATCTTGACCGTATCTCGCGTATGGTCGAGCGCGACAAGAATGCGCCCTCGATCATCATCTGGTCGCTGGGCAATGAGGCCGGCACGGGGCCGAACTTCGAGAACGCGGCGAAATGGATCCGGAAGAACGATCCAAACCGTCTGATCAGCTATCTGGGGCAGGGCACGCTGGTCGAACGCCATGCTCCGAACGCTTACGTCGATATCTATGCGCCGATGTACGACGATATCGAAAAAATGGTCGACTGGGCCGAGGACCCGACGCGCACTCAGCCGATGATCCAATGCGAATACGCGCACGCCATGGGCAACAGCCTCGGCAATCTCGAAGACTACTGGCAGGTTATCCGTTCGTACAAAAAACTGCAGGGCGGCTTCATCTGGGATTGGGTCGATCAGACCGTCCACGCCAAAGACGACAAGGGCCGGCCCTATTGGGCGTCTGGCTTTGACGTCAACCCGGCGCGTGGCGACAACAGCGTGGTTGGCGATGGTGTGGTCAATGCCGATCGCGTGCCCGATCCGGAATACTGGGAATTGCAGAAAGTCTATTCCCCGGTCGTCTTTGAAGGCGATCCGACGACGGGTCAGATAACGGTCGTCAATCGCTACGATTTCAAGGACCTGTCGGATTTCGATTTTGAGTGGGTTTTGACCAACGACGGCAATCTGGTCACATCGGGCACCGTCGATGCCGCCAGCGTCAAGGCCGGTACATCCGAGGCCGTGCCGATCACTTTGCCGATGCTGAAGGTCGCACCTGGAGCGGAGCAAATCGTCACCCTGCGTGCCAAGGCAAAGGCAGGCGCTATCAAGGGCGTGGCGGCCGGAACGGTGCTCGGTTTCTCACAGTTCATCACGCATAAAGCCGAAGCCGAACCGGCGCAGGGCGTGGCGGTGAAGCCGGTAAAATCAGGCGATGACATCGAACTGAGAACCGCCACGGCGACGCTTGAGGTCGACGTCAAGACGGGGCTTGTGACCTACAGCGCCGGGGGCAAGACCTTGCTCAAGGGCGGCGCGCCGAACTTCTGGCGCGGCCTGACCGACAATGACGAGGGCTCGGGCGTGGAGAAGTCGCACAGAATCTGGAAGACCTTTACCGAACAACGTCAGGTCCGCTCGGTGGACGTCAGCGCAAACTCGGTGAAGGTGCTTTATAATTTCGGCACCGGCGCCGTCCATTGGTCCACGACCTATCGCATGACGCCGGACGGGGCTCTGAACGTGACCTCGACCTTTACGCCGTTGCGCGATGACCTGCCCGATCCGTTGCGTCTGGGCCTGCGCTTCGATACCGATCCTGCCTTGAGCGATATCGAATGGTATGGCCGCGGTCCGCAGGAATCCTATATAGATCGCCAGACCGGCTATGCCATCGGCCTCTATACGGGCAAGGTCGCCGATCAGTATCACGACTATAGCCGCCCGCAGGAAAGCGGCAACAAGACCGATGTCCGTTGGGTGAGCCTCAGCGACACGGCTGGGCAGGGCGTCAGGGTCACGGGCGATCAGCCCCTCTCGGTCAACGCCCTGGCGTTTCCCTATGAGGATCTCTATATCCGCCCGCGCGGCACCTGGAAGTCATCCGAAATCCATCCTCATGGCGATGGTTCCCTGCTGATCGATCTGGTGCAGACCGGCGTTGGCGGGGACACTGGCTGGAGCCTGGATGGCCGCCCGCATGCCAAATATCGCGTCCGTATGGAGCCGCAGACCTACAGTTTCACCGTGCGGCCGCAATGA
- a CDS encoding sodium:solute symporter family transporter (Members of the Solute:Sodium Symporter (SSS), TC 2.A.21 as described in tcdb.org, catalyze solute:Na+ symport. Known solutes for members of the family include sugars, amino acids, nucleosides, inositols, vitamins, urea or anions, depending on the system.) gives MPQAHTLESLSSLDIGIVVVYMAVIFILAQSVSRAKPAEAMTTGRYFFASHQLPFWAVGTSIIAANISAEQIIGMSGSGYRIGLAVASYEWMAALTLILVGKYILPVFFHTGVMTMPGFLQLRFGSGVKNLMAVFWLCQYVLINLTGILWLGGTAVSTITGIDTVTALVGLGVFALLYQIRGGLRASAQTDVVQVAILIAGGLVILAMTLCTISGDWSLDGALQGFGHLMSRHPDHFRMILPKESPYYQDLPGIAVLIGGMWILNLSYFGFNQYIVQRALAAKSLTEAQKGIAFSAYLKLLMPLIVVLPGMTAILLAPGLARGDMAYPTMMSLLPPGLLGLVFAALIAAIVASSASKINSIATIVTLDLVQPAFPALTDRQLMIVGRTTAVGALLIAVMVAKPLLGDFDQVFQFGQNLTGFFAPGIVVIFLLGLFWRGCSPAGALAGIISGVTMSAFFFTANHLHQHPQWCGMDWQFLTQHVPFMPFLNRVGWVFWITLAVCVGVSKLLPDKQLFPGWQLTAGTFRTSRLFNLMALGVILILIALYAVFW, from the coding sequence ATGCCGCAAGCTCACACACTGGAATCCCTGTCGAGCCTGGATATCGGCATCGTGGTGGTCTACATGGCCGTCATCTTTATTCTGGCGCAAAGTGTTTCGCGCGCTAAGCCCGCTGAAGCCATGACGACCGGGCGCTATTTCTTTGCCAGTCATCAACTGCCCTTCTGGGCGGTCGGCACCTCCATCATCGCCGCCAATATCTCGGCCGAACAAATCATCGGCATGTCGGGGTCAGGCTACCGGATCGGACTGGCTGTCGCCTCCTATGAGTGGATGGCCGCCCTCACCCTGATCCTGGTTGGCAAATATATCCTGCCGGTTTTCTTCCACACCGGCGTCATGACCATGCCGGGCTTTCTTCAGCTCAGGTTTGGTTCCGGCGTTAAAAATCTCATGGCCGTTTTCTGGCTTTGCCAATATGTCCTGATCAACCTGACCGGAATTCTGTGGCTGGGCGGCACGGCCGTCTCCACGATCACCGGGATCGACACCGTTACGGCGCTTGTCGGGCTGGGCGTATTTGCCCTGCTTTATCAGATCAGGGGCGGGCTGAGAGCCTCGGCCCAGACGGATGTGGTGCAAGTGGCCATCCTTATTGCAGGCGGTCTGGTCATCCTTGCCATGACACTCTGCACGATCAGCGGAGACTGGAGCCTTGACGGCGCCTTACAGGGGTTTGGTCATCTGATGAGCCGGCATCCCGATCATTTCAGAATGATCCTTCCAAAGGAAAGCCCCTATTATCAGGACCTGCCCGGCATCGCTGTCCTGATCGGCGGCATGTGGATACTGAACCTGTCCTATTTCGGCTTCAACCAGTACATCGTCCAGCGGGCGCTGGCGGCCAAGTCCCTGACCGAGGCCCAGAAAGGCATCGCCTTTTCGGCCTATCTGAAATTGCTTATGCCGTTGATCGTGGTTCTTCCGGGCATGACCGCCATTCTTCTGGCGCCCGGTCTGGCCAGAGGGGATATGGCCTACCCCACGATGATGAGTTTGCTGCCGCCCGGATTGCTTGGTCTGGTGTTCGCCGCGCTCATCGCGGCCATCGTGGCTTCATCCGCCTCCAAGATCAATTCCATCGCCACGATCGTCACGCTCGATCTCGTCCAGCCGGCGTTTCCCGCCCTGACCGACCGGCAACTCATGATTGTGGGCAGGACCACGGCGGTCGGCGCCCTATTGATCGCGGTTATGGTCGCCAAACCCTTGCTCGGCGATTTCGATCAGGTTTTCCAGTTTGGCCAGAACCTGACGGGATTTTTCGCACCGGGCATTGTGGTGATCTTCCTTCTCGGCCTCTTCTGGCGCGGATGTTCACCTGCGGGCGCTCTTGCAGGGATCATAAGCGGCGTCACCATGTCCGCCTTCTTTTTCACCGCCAATCACCTGCACCAGCATCCGCAATGGTGCGGCATGGACTGGCAGTTTCTTACCCAGCATGTACCCTTCATGCCGTTCCTCAACCGCGTCGGCTGGGTGTTCTGGATCACCCTCGCCGTCTGCGTCGGCGTGTCAAAACTGCTTCCGGATAAGCAACTTTTTCCCGGTTGGCAGCTAACAGCCGGAACGTTCAGAACGTCCCGGCTGTTTAACCTGATGGCGCTGGGCGTCATCCTTATTCTGATCGCGCTTTACGCTGTTTTCTGGTGA
- a CDS encoding FCD domain-containing protein, with product MAESVAENKKNQARNVPSEGIFFQGRLHGALAHRLAVDILKGNYKPGDILPHQIDSVESLNSTRTPYREAIRILAAKGLVESRPKRGTQVCERSRWNLLDPEVMGWMFETTPTDAFIKALFELRLINEPAAAELAAERRTPEQLSQMYASLMIMKEETLHTERGRIADLEFHKQLLLGTQNELLISLNSSIGSAIAWSTKFKSSDPIGSRDSWPDHLRVYEAVADRDSRAARFSMEALVRTALEDTRRSQGWKTASLSLEAHT from the coding sequence ATGGCTGAGAGTGTAGCGGAAAATAAAAAAAATCAGGCGCGGAATGTACCCAGCGAAGGCATTTTCTTTCAGGGACGTTTGCACGGTGCGCTGGCGCATCGTCTGGCGGTCGACATCCTGAAAGGCAACTATAAACCTGGCGATATACTGCCTCATCAGATCGATTCGGTTGAGAGCCTCAATTCAACGCGCACGCCTTATCGTGAGGCTATACGCATACTGGCGGCAAAGGGGCTGGTGGAGAGCCGCCCCAAGCGCGGAACTCAGGTCTGCGAGCGGTCGCGCTGGAACCTGCTCGATCCCGAAGTCATGGGGTGGATGTTTGAAACGACGCCGACGGATGCCTTCATCAAGGCGCTTTTTGAGTTGCGGCTGATCAATGAACCCGCCGCCGCCGAGCTGGCGGCGGAAAGGCGTACGCCAGAACAACTGAGCCAGATGTACGCGTCTTTGATGATCATGAAGGAAGAAACCCTTCATACCGAACGTGGCCGTATTGCGGACCTTGAGTTTCACAAGCAACTCTTGCTGGGCACACAAAATGAACTCCTGATCTCCCTGAACAGTTCCATAGGCTCAGCGATCGCCTGGTCGACAAAGTTCAAGTCCTCCGATCCGATTGGCTCGCGCGACAGTTGGCCCGATCATCTGAGAGTGTATGAGGCTGTGGCCGACAGGGATAGCCGTGCGGCGCGTTTTAGTATGGAAGCCCTTGTACGCACAGCGCTTGAGGATACGCGCCGATCACAAGGCTGGAAGACGGCCTCGTTGTCGCTCGAGGCGCATACGTAA
- a CDS encoding ATP-binding protein yields the protein MKSLWSRLRPDSLWGQTVALTALIVGVAQILSIVLFTLLVLRPELQRVAGIMAENVASMSETLSEVPETDRQRLIGHMAKSSYVEIWTGERPPDDTGPPPRMVERVFMRALVKAMGDKTDLSWRTDHSRKLWIHVWLGGSPYWISVKSPPLLGPTGLLLAGAASTFGLALVAAALLSHRLLRPLNALRDATERYRLAAPAPPLREDGPLEIADLSRSFNNMTARLARADAERSLILAGISHDVRTPLAKLKLAFEMMTCDDEALTASAQRQIDRIEAIMSQFLMYARGFGAEPVIKVSLPELFTPVLADYGQAGVIIAAPVPNGTLHARPEALRRALINLVENALHYGAAPIELTCQQTPNGWQIRVRDHGHGVPETQIASLTQPFMRGDSARQPPPNPAFAPNGTGLGLAMAEQIAQLHGGKVSLRNLSDGFEAALTIHDVVM from the coding sequence ATGAAAAGCCTGTGGTCAAGACTTCGCCCCGACAGTCTGTGGGGCCAGACCGTGGCCCTGACCGCCCTGATCGTTGGCGTGGCGCAGATTCTCAGCATTGTGCTCTTCACCCTTTTGGTGCTGCGGCCGGAGTTGCAGCGCGTGGCCGGCATCATGGCCGAAAACGTGGCCTCGATGTCCGAAACCCTGTCCGAGGTGCCGGAAACAGACCGGCAACGCCTGATCGGGCACATGGCAAAATCCTCCTATGTCGAAATATGGACCGGCGAACGACCACCCGACGACACGGGCCCGCCGCCGCGCATGGTGGAGCGGGTCTTCATGCGGGCCCTTGTGAAAGCCATGGGAGATAAGACCGATCTCTCGTGGCGGACCGATCACAGCCGCAAGCTGTGGATACATGTCTGGCTGGGCGGTAGCCCTTACTGGATCAGCGTCAAATCCCCCCCCCTCCTCGGCCCGACCGGCCTTTTGCTGGCTGGGGCGGCTTCGACCTTCGGGCTGGCCCTGGTGGCGGCGGCGTTGCTCAGCCATCGTCTGCTGCGGCCGCTTAATGCGTTGCGCGACGCAACCGAGCGCTACCGTCTGGCGGCGCCGGCGCCGCCCTTGCGAGAAGACGGCCCTCTGGAGATTGCCGACCTGTCGCGCAGCTTCAATAATATGACAGCCCGGCTTGCCAGGGCCGACGCCGAGCGCAGCTTGATCCTGGCCGGTATCTCGCACGATGTGCGCACGCCCCTGGCCAAGCTAAAACTGGCCTTCGAGATGATGACATGCGACGACGAGGCCCTGACAGCAAGCGCCCAGCGCCAGATCGACCGCATCGAAGCTATTATGTCGCAATTTCTGATGTACGCGCGCGGGTTTGGGGCTGAGCCTGTTATCAAGGTCAGCTTGCCAGAGCTTTTCACACCTGTTTTGGCAGACTATGGCCAAGCAGGTGTGATCATCGCGGCGCCGGTGCCGAATGGAACCCTGCACGCAAGGCCGGAGGCGCTTCGCCGCGCCCTGATCAACCTGGTCGAGAACGCCCTTCACTACGGCGCGGCGCCCATTGAGCTCACCTGTCAACAAACGCCGAACGGGTGGCAAATCCGCGTGCGCGATCATGGTCACGGTGTTCCAGAAACGCAGATCGCGTCTTTAACCCAACCGTTTATGCGCGGCGACAGCGCCCGACAACCACCACCAAACCCAGCCTTTGCGCCTAACGGCACCGGCTTGGGCCTGGCCATGGCCGAGCAGATCGCACAGCTACACGGTGGGAAAGTCTCTCTGCGCAATCTTTCTGACGGTTTTGAGGCCGCGCTTACGATCCACGACGTCGTTATGTGA
- a CDS encoding response regulator, translating into MTTSPARLIVLDDDAEMRGLLQRYLSENGFNVRTVPDSKSLDRALAREPADVLILDLMMPDEDGLSVCRRLRAAGFDTPIIMLTAKGDPIDRILGLEMGADDYLPKPFVPRELLARITAIQRRRPAVAHLDSGEGRVIFGPFVLDLGRMQFTRSGEAIDLSTREFALLKVLLQHAGRPLSRAQIIDLAMGRDADVTDRAVDVQIVRLRRLIETDPANPEWIKTVWGHGYVFAKADR; encoded by the coding sequence ATGACGACTTCCCCCGCCCGCCTGATCGTGCTTGACGACGATGCGGAGATGCGCGGATTGCTCCAGCGATATCTGAGCGAAAACGGTTTCAACGTCCGCACCGTGCCTGATAGCAAAAGCCTTGATCGCGCGCTCGCCCGTGAGCCGGCCGATGTCCTGATCCTTGACCTGATGATGCCTGACGAGGATGGACTGAGCGTTTGCCGCCGTCTGCGCGCTGCCGGCTTCGATACGCCGATCATCATGCTAACCGCTAAAGGCGACCCGATCGACCGTATTCTGGGACTTGAGATGGGGGCGGACGACTATCTGCCTAAACCCTTTGTGCCGCGCGAACTCTTGGCGCGCATCACCGCCATCCAGCGCCGCAGACCTGCCGTGGCCCACCTCGACAGCGGCGAAGGTCGGGTGATTTTTGGACCGTTTGTGCTCGATCTCGGCCGCATGCAATTCACCCGCAGCGGCGAGGCCATAGACCTTAGCACGCGTGAATTCGCCCTGCTGAAGGTGCTGCTGCAACACGCCGGACGGCCCCTGTCGCGCGCGCAGATCATCGACCTGGCGATGGGCCGCGACGCTGACGTGACCGATCGTGCCGTCGATGTTCAGATCGTACGGTTGCGACGCCTGATCGAAACCGATCCGGCCAATCCGGAATGGATCAAGACCGTCTGGGGCCACGGCTATGTGTTTGCAAAGGCGGACAGATGA
- a CDS encoding EF-hand domain-containing protein: protein MKIVIFALPALFLVTSAVAAPAATKVQIEQMLSRALEADTNHDGMLTRAEWQTWRSAQFARFDRNGDGYLTDADVPAMAAGQMAPKMQAARAAFDTNHDQRLSRDEFVRGPMRVFDQIDLDHNGVIDGHEIARAKGR, encoded by the coding sequence ATGAAGATCGTCATTTTCGCGCTTCCAGCGCTTTTTCTGGTCACCAGCGCCGTCGCCGCGCCCGCCGCAACAAAGGTGCAGATCGAGCAGATGCTAAGCCGTGCCTTGGAAGCGGACACCAACCATGACGGCATGCTGACGCGCGCCGAGTGGCAGACCTGGCGCTCGGCCCAGTTTGCCCGTTTCGATCGCAACGGGGATGGCTATCTGACGGATGCCGACGTGCCGGCCATGGCCGCAGGCCAGATGGCGCCTAAAATGCAGGCAGCAAGAGCCGCGTTTGACACCAATCACGACCAGCGTCTCAGCCGTGACGAGTTTGTCAGGGGGCCGATGCGGGTGTTCGACCAGATCGACCTGGATCATAACGGGGTCATTGATGGTCACGAAATTGCACGAGCGAAGGGGCGCTGA
- a CDS encoding sterol desaturase family protein, which yields MTDLWVWIAGFIGFEFLYYWMHRYSHTIRWLWASHAVHHSANSFNLPAAVRLGWTNALSGEWLMFLPMVLLGFPPLMVVLLLTGNLIYQFFLHTELSPKWGVLEHVLNTPAHHRIHHASNPQYLDRNFGGVLIVFDKWFGTFAVDDHSEPVVFGLTTPIHSYNPFVISLREWGRMLGDVTRSKSLVEAAGNLFGRPK from the coding sequence ATGACCGATCTCTGGGTCTGGATCGCGGGCTTTATCGGCTTCGAGTTCCTTTATTACTGGATGCACCGCTACAGCCACACCATTCGCTGGCTGTGGGCCTCACATGCCGTTCATCACTCTGCCAACAGTTTCAACCTGCCGGCGGCGGTGCGGCTCGGCTGGACCAATGCGCTCTCCGGCGAATGGCTGATGTTCCTGCCTATGGTCCTGCTCGGTTTTCCGCCCTTGATGGTGGTCCTCCTGCTGACGGGCAACCTCATCTATCAGTTCTTCCTGCATACTGAACTGTCGCCGAAATGGGGCGTGCTGGAACATGTTCTGAATACGCCGGCGCATCACCGCATCCACCACGCTTCCAACCCGCAATATCTCGACCGCAATTTCGGCGGCGTGCTGATTGTCTTCGATAAGTGGTTTGGCACCTTTGCCGTCGATGATCACAGCGAGCCCGTCGTCTTTGGCCTGACGACCCCCATCCACTCGTACAATCCCTTCGTCATTTCTCTGCGCGAATGGGGGCGCATGTTGGGTGATGTCACACGCTCTAAATCCCTGGTAGAGGCCGCCGGCAATTTGTTTGGCCGTCCGAAATGA